One Lactobacillus sp. ESL0785 DNA window includes the following coding sequences:
- a CDS encoding SLAP domain-containing protein has translation MNMKKLLTAIVLAASLATSSVVWSTQVQASTINDTAKQDSYSGVTYLYKMLQQEGIAYNCFYTNNKFGYRNGKPEGIVIHETATPNATAHDEAIYFNREWMNIDAYVHAFVDKNGVIQMMTPNYGTWGAGPVANSRFIQVELCEENNLADFAKGVNNDAVYVAQLLHRYDLVPTNAVHDGQGTIWSHHAVSKFLGGTNHTDPDGYFAKWGYSMDDFCDLVKYYYDQQPANTPVAPAATTPTQPTLPDPVATKVLMHDALIYDEDGKVTDAALEQAGAKLTLYGDKMIAGRKYLRIGVNQYVVASNVEGSLRYLTHNAYLYDNNGKRIGTSKFYRGKYLRTYGGRVKINGYKYYQIDVNQFVKVGNF, from the coding sequence ATTAACATGAAGAAATTACTCACGGCGATAGTACTAGCTGCCAGTCTAGCAACTTCATCTGTTGTATGGTCAACGCAAGTTCAGGCCAGCACGATTAATGACACAGCTAAGCAAGATAGTTACAGTGGGGTTACTTACCTGTATAAAATGTTGCAGCAAGAGGGAATCGCATATAATTGCTTTTATACAAATAATAAATTTGGGTATCGTAATGGTAAGCCGGAAGGAATTGTCATTCATGAAACGGCAACCCCTAATGCGACAGCTCATGATGAAGCAATTTACTTTAATCGTGAATGGATGAATATCGACGCTTACGTTCATGCATTTGTTGATAAAAATGGTGTAATCCAGATGATGACACCAAATTATGGTACTTGGGGTGCTGGTCCAGTAGCCAATAGTAGATTTATCCAAGTGGAATTATGTGAGGAAAATAATCTAGCTGACTTTGCTAAAGGTGTTAATAATGATGCTGTTTATGTGGCACAATTATTGCATCGGTATGATTTGGTACCTACTAATGCTGTTCATGATGGTCAGGGGACAATTTGGTCACACCACGCTGTTTCCAAATTCTTAGGCGGCACTAATCATACAGATCCTGATGGCTATTTTGCTAAGTGGGGTTATTCAATGGATGACTTTTGTGATTTAGTCAAGTATTACTATGACCAGCAGCCAGCAAACACACCAGTAGCACCAGCCGCTACTACGCCTACGCAGCCGACTTTACCAGATCCAGTTGCAACTAAGGTTTTGATGCATGATGCGCTGATTTATGATGAAGATGGTAAGGTTACAGATGCTGCACTTGAGCAAGCAGGAGCAAAATTAACGCTTTATGGTGATAAGATGATTGCTGGGCGTAAATACCTGCGGATTGGCGTCAATCAATACGTTGTTGCTAGCAACGTCGAAGGTAGTTTACGTTACTTAACGCACAACGCTTACTTGTATGATAATAATGGTAAGCGCATTGGTACTAGTAAATTTTACCGCGGCAAATATCTTAGAACCTATGGCGGTCGCGTTAAGATTAATGGGTACAAATATTATCAAATTGATGTTAATCAATTTGTCAAAGTCGGCAACTTTTAA
- a CDS encoding zinc ABC transporter substrate-binding protein, which produces MKKLVKFKKLAALTVLLSVVLLTLSACAQMPKKNGKISIITTTNVYADIAQNVVGKYGHAEAIITKGAMDPHDFEPTTNDAKELATADIVVANGLGYDSWMNKLASAVDKKAVLVGEDLMGLHKGANPHIWYNLTMPTKYVAYLVTKLSHLDPKHAAAYRTNGQRYLAKIAAIQKIAAKIDGKSSKPVYVSEPVFDYALEAAHLRVADRDFEQAIQNNTDPSPATVQTMTDNIKKRKIAFFVDNAQTSSTTVTNFIKLAKEQAIPVLVVRETIPDNMTYLEWMRTNYQKLAQVVKKGEN; this is translated from the coding sequence ATGAAAAAATTAGTTAAATTTAAAAAATTAGCGGCTTTAACAGTTTTGCTTAGTGTAGTGCTTTTAACATTAAGTGCTTGTGCGCAGATGCCAAAAAAGAATGGGAAAATTTCAATTATTACTACAACTAATGTGTATGCTGATATTGCGCAGAATGTGGTTGGTAAATACGGTCATGCCGAAGCAATTATCACAAAAGGGGCAATGGACCCACATGATTTTGAACCGACAACTAACGATGCTAAGGAATTGGCAACGGCTGATATTGTTGTTGCTAATGGCTTGGGCTATGATAGTTGGATGAACAAATTGGCGTCTGCTGTGGATAAGAAGGCGGTTTTGGTTGGTGAAGATCTGATGGGACTGCATAAAGGTGCTAATCCTCACATTTGGTATAATCTAACAATGCCAACTAAATATGTTGCTTATTTGGTTACTAAATTGTCCCATCTGGATCCAAAACATGCTGCTGCTTATCGTACTAATGGTCAGCGTTACTTAGCTAAAATTGCTGCTATTCAGAAGATAGCAGCTAAAATTGATGGCAAAAGCAGTAAACCAGTTTATGTGAGTGAACCTGTTTTTGATTATGCACTGGAGGCTGCTCATTTGCGGGTGGCTGACCGTGATTTTGAACAGGCAATTCAAAATAATACGGATCCTAGTCCAGCGACTGTCCAGACGATGACAGATAATATTAAAAAGCGTAAAATTGCCTTTTTTGTTGATAATGCTCAAACATCAAGCACAACAGTTACTAATTTTATTAAACTGGCAAAAGAGCAGGCAATTCCTGTATTAGTAGTGCGGGAAACAATCCCTGATAATATGACCTACCTGGAATGGATGCGGACAAATTATCAAAAATTAGCACAGGTTGTTAAAAAAGGAGAAAATTAA
- a CDS encoding fructose-specific PTS transporter subunit EIIC, producing MKIKDILAPESMIMALKATNKEAAIKEMADLEVDTGIVNNEDEFIKSIWERENESTTGIGDGIAMPHARNKSINKTRVLFAKSDAGIDYNSLDGKPVNLFFMITAPAGADNTHLEALAKLSGLLINPDLVSALKKAQTPEEVIALFEQAEAKKDAEKAAEQAKKASAGNDTEKPLIVGVTACINGIAHTYMAQEALIKAGKKLGADVRIETNGSEGVKDKLTADEIRRAKGVVIASDKKVDMPRFNGKPLISRPVVDGINKPDELVTAVLDGQASVYHSDSQAATADDSSKKGIWGSIYQNLMNGVSHMLPFVIGGGILMAISFIVENYAGGPKSPAFIFLNNAGNMAFAFMVPILSGYIAESIGDLPALMPGFVGGFMATVYSGSYGGAYVANVVTNAKSPAGFLGGLASGFIAGYLVVGLKKLFTKLPKSLEGMKPMLIYPILSLLFIALIMYYIVNPIFSSINFAITSFLNQMGTGNLVVLTTILAGMMSIDMGGPFNKAAYVFASGAFANDPHSTVAAVMMAAVMVGGMVPPFATAIGTTFFKNKYTEDERRAGVTNWILGFSFITEGAIPFAAADAGHVIPSCIIGSAVGGALVGLWRIGVPAPHGGLWVSPLANHIVLYFVATIVGSIVAGVILGLWKKPVDDK from the coding sequence ATGAAAATCAAAGATATTTTAGCTCCTGAGTCCATGATTATGGCGTTGAAAGCAACTAATAAGGAAGCTGCAATTAAAGAGATGGCCGACTTAGAGGTTGACACAGGAATTGTTAATAACGAAGATGAATTTATTAAGTCAATCTGGGAACGTGAAAATGAGTCAACGACGGGGATTGGTGATGGCATTGCAATGCCTCATGCCCGCAATAAGTCAATTAATAAAACTCGCGTTTTGTTTGCCAAAAGTGATGCAGGAATTGATTATAATTCGCTTGATGGTAAACCAGTCAACTTGTTCTTTATGATTACTGCGCCAGCTGGTGCTGACAATACGCACTTGGAAGCTTTAGCTAAGTTATCCGGGTTACTGATTAATCCAGATTTAGTTAGTGCATTAAAAAAGGCACAGACCCCTGAAGAAGTAATTGCTTTGTTTGAACAGGCGGAGGCTAAAAAAGATGCTGAAAAAGCGGCAGAGCAGGCTAAAAAAGCTTCTGCCGGAAATGATACTGAAAAGCCACTGATTGTTGGGGTTACTGCTTGTATTAATGGGATTGCTCATACTTATATGGCTCAAGAAGCATTAATTAAAGCTGGTAAAAAGCTCGGTGCTGATGTCCGTATTGAGACCAACGGTTCAGAGGGTGTTAAGGACAAGTTAACGGCTGATGAAATTCGCAGAGCTAAGGGAGTGGTGATTGCTTCTGATAAAAAAGTCGATATGCCACGTTTTAATGGTAAGCCACTGATTAGTCGACCAGTTGTTGATGGAATTAATAAGCCCGATGAATTAGTGACCGCAGTTTTGGATGGTCAGGCTAGTGTTTACCATTCGGATAGTCAGGCAGCAACTGCTGATGATAGTTCTAAGAAGGGAATATGGGGGTCGATTTATCAAAACTTGATGAACGGCGTTTCTCACATGTTGCCGTTTGTCATCGGTGGTGGAATTTTGATGGCAATTTCCTTTATTGTTGAGAACTATGCTGGAGGTCCTAAATCACCTGCCTTCATTTTCTTAAATAATGCCGGAAACATGGCCTTTGCTTTCATGGTGCCAATTTTGTCAGGATATATTGCTGAATCGATTGGTGACTTGCCTGCCTTGATGCCCGGTTTTGTTGGTGGCTTTATGGCGACAGTTTACAGCGGCTCATATGGCGGTGCTTATGTTGCCAACGTGGTAACTAATGCTAAGTCGCCTGCAGGTTTCTTGGGTGGTCTGGCTTCAGGATTTATTGCCGGCTATTTAGTTGTGGGTTTAAAGAAACTATTTACTAAATTACCTAAGTCGCTTGAAGGTATGAAGCCGATGCTGATATATCCAATTTTGAGTTTACTCTTTATTGCACTTATTATGTATTACATTGTTAACCCGATTTTTAGTAGTATTAACTTTGCAATTACTAGCTTTTTGAATCAGATGGGTACAGGCAATTTAGTTGTTTTAACAACAATTTTGGCAGGAATGATGTCCATTGATATGGGTGGACCTTTCAACAAGGCGGCTTACGTCTTTGCTTCTGGTGCTTTTGCTAATGATCCCCATTCAACGGTAGCTGCTGTTATGATGGCTGCTGTTATGGTTGGTGGCATGGTGCCACCATTTGCCACGGCAATTGGGACGACTTTCTTTAAGAATAAGTACACTGAAGATGAGCGCCGTGCCGGTGTTACTAATTGGATTTTAGGCTTTTCCTTTATTACTGAAGGAGCAATTCCATTTGCTGCCGCTGATGCGGGACATGTTATTCCATCATGTATTATCGGATCAGCTGTTGGTGGTGCTTTAGTTGGTTTATGGCGCATTGGTGTTCCCGCTCCTCACGGTGGTCTGTGGGTATCACCACTTGCTAATCATATCGTTCTTTACTTTGTTGCAACAATTGTTGGTTCGATTGTCGCTGGCGTGATTTTAGGCTTGTGGAAAAAGCCAGTGGATGATAAGTAA
- the pfkB gene encoding 1-phosphofructokinase produces the protein MIYTVTVNPALDYVIQLKQIKHGEVNRSKNCSFLAGGKGINVSQILNQLGIENTAWGFVGGFTGKELVRQLNQRRIVNDFVTVSDATRVNVKLHAEKETEVNAAGPNITQQEITAFKDRLSDLQAGDIVVLSGSLAPNLSVDFYQQLLPTIKEAGAEFVIDTTGKALLETLSYQPLVLKPNHHELADLFNTTFNTDREMLACARKLLDQGAQNVMVSMAASGGYLITREHIYHAKAAIGTAVNSVGAGDSMIAGFVGTYVNSGDPAESFRVGMACGAATAFTKDIAVKSQIEAVLPQINVEQIS, from the coding sequence ATGATTTATACAGTTACTGTTAATCCTGCCTTGGATTATGTCATTCAGTTGAAACAAATCAAACATGGTGAGGTTAATCGCAGTAAGAATTGCTCATTTCTAGCAGGTGGTAAAGGCATTAATGTGTCACAAATTCTTAATCAGCTGGGAATTGAAAATACTGCGTGGGGTTTTGTTGGTGGCTTCACGGGTAAAGAACTGGTGCGACAGTTGAATCAACGTCGGATTGTGAATGATTTTGTGACTGTGTCAGATGCAACTCGTGTTAATGTCAAGCTGCATGCTGAAAAAGAAACAGAAGTTAATGCGGCAGGTCCGAATATTACTCAGCAAGAAATTACGGCATTTAAGGATCGTCTTAGTGATTTACAAGCTGGCGATATTGTTGTTTTAAGTGGGTCGTTAGCACCTAATTTGTCAGTTGACTTTTATCAGCAACTGCTGCCAACAATTAAAGAAGCTGGCGCTGAATTTGTCATTGATACAACGGGTAAAGCATTGCTAGAAACTTTAAGTTATCAGCCACTAGTTCTTAAACCTAATCATCATGAATTAGCAGACTTGTTTAATACGACTTTTAATACTGACCGAGAAATGCTTGCTTGCGCGCGCAAATTGTTAGATCAAGGTGCGCAAAATGTCATGGTTTCTATGGCTGCAAGCGGCGGTTACTTGATTACACGTGAGCATATTTATCATGCTAAGGCTGCTATTGGAACAGCTGTTAATTCAGTTGGTGCCGGTGATTCAATGATTGCTGGTTTTGTTGGGACATATGTTAATAGTGGTGATCCGGCTGAAAGCTTCCGTGTTGGAATGGCGTGTGGTGCTGCAACTGCCTTTACTAAAGATATTGCCGTTAAAAGTCAAATTGAAGCTGTTTTACCGCAAATTAATGTAGAACAAATTTCATAA